The following are encoded in a window of Lacinutrix sp. WUR7 genomic DNA:
- the porV gene encoding type IX secretion system outer membrane channel protein PorV, with the protein MKKSILTIACLLLIAKINAQTTVIADSNDSRVITTGMPFLLIAADARAAGMGDMGVATSVDTYSQQWNSSKYAFATDAQGVGVSYTPYLSQLVNDIFLGNLTYYNKLNERSAFSASLRYFSLGEIEFVETEESIPYIEKPYELSVDAAYALKLSEQFSMSVGMRYIRSDLRLTNYDADAEAASTFGVDISGYYQSEEEAYDSFNGRTRLGFAIQNIGPRFKYSEAGVENFQPTTLRLGGGFDFILDDYNKVSVTGEVTKLLVPTPPVTGKEYNYVDDNGNGQYDDGEETTETNPGTSVIIDGKDPDVSFISGMFQSFGDAPGGFSEEIKEFTYAIGAEYSYQDSFAFRAGYFNEAEEKGARKYFALGAGFKFSSVTVDLSYLFGASKVPSPLENTLRFSLAFNLGADTYTEY; encoded by the coding sequence ATGAAGAAGTCAATTTTAACTATAGCATGCTTATTATTAATTGCTAAAATAAATGCCCAAACTACTGTAATTGCAGATTCTAACGATTCTAGGGTGATAACAACAGGGATGCCATTTTTGCTTATAGCAGCAGATGCACGTGCAGCAGGAATGGGGGATATGGGTGTTGCAACATCTGTAGATACGTATTCTCAACAATGGAATTCGTCTAAATACGCATTTGCTACAGATGCACAAGGAGTAGGTGTAAGTTATACGCCATATTTAAGTCAGTTAGTGAATGATATTTTCTTAGGAAACTTAACCTATTATAATAAATTAAATGAGAGAAGTGCCTTTTCTGCAAGTTTAAGATATTTCTCTTTAGGTGAAATTGAATTCGTTGAAACAGAAGAGTCTATTCCTTATATTGAAAAACCTTATGAATTATCTGTTGATGCAGCTTATGCATTAAAATTAAGCGAGCAATTTTCCATGTCTGTTGGGATGAGATATATTCGTTCCGATTTGAGATTAACTAACTATGATGCAGATGCAGAAGCAGCAAGTACCTTTGGTGTAGACATTTCAGGATATTACCAAAGTGAAGAAGAAGCATATGATAGCTTTAACGGTAGAACGCGTTTAGGCTTTGCCATTCAAAATATTGGTCCAAGATTTAAATACTCAGAAGCTGGCGTAGAAAACTTTCAACCAACAACCTTACGTTTAGGGGGAGGTTTCGATTTTATATTAGACGATTACAATAAAGTTTCCGTAACAGGAGAGGTTACTAAATTATTAGTGCCAACGCCTCCAGTAACAGGAAAAGAATATAACTATGTAGATGATAATGGAAATGGGCAATATGACGATGGAGAAGAAACAACGGAAACAAATCCTGGAACTTCTGTTATTATTGATGGTAAAGATCCAGATGTAAGCTTTATTTCTGGTATGTTTCAATCTTTTGGAGATGCTCCAGGAGGTTTTAGTGAAGAGATTAAAGAATTTACATATGCCATTGGTGCAGAATATTCTTATCAAGACTCCTTTGCTTTTAGAGCAGGATATTTTAACGAGGCTGAAGAAAAAGGAGCAAGAAAGTATTTTGCTCTAGGTGCAGGGTTTAAATTTAGTTCCGTAACTGTAGATTTATCGTATTTATTCGGTGCATCTAAAGTGCCAAGTCCTTTAGAAAATACATTGCGTTTTTCTCTAGCTTTTAATCTTGGCGCAGATACGTATACAGAATATTAA
- the cdd gene encoding cytidine deaminase has translation MKEIKIESTLTVFDDFNELPKNIASLMEQAMEARLNAYAPYSQFLVGAAIALENGEVVTGSNQENASYPSGLCAERTAIYYAGAKYPGVAMKTMAIVAGSLKNKTTEPIPPCGACRQAIAEYEVKQEDSIELYFMGETGKVVKSNSLANLLPLVFDKSVL, from the coding sequence ATGAAAGAAATAAAAATAGAATCTACCCTAACTGTTTTTGATGATTTTAATGAATTACCAAAAAACATTGCTTCGTTAATGGAGCAAGCAATGGAAGCTAGATTAAATGCTTATGCACCTTATTCTCAATTTCTTGTTGGTGCTGCAATAGCATTAGAAAATGGAGAGGTAGTAACAGGAAGTAATCAAGAAAATGCATCGTATCCATCTGGATTATGTGCCGAGCGTACCGCTATTTATTACGCAGGAGCAAAATATCCTGGCGTTGCCATGAAAACAATGGCAATAGTAGCAGGGTCTTTAAAAAATAAAACTACAGAGCCAATTCCACCTTGTGGAGCATGCAGACAAGCCATTGCAGAATACGAAGTAAAACAAGAGGATTCCATAGAACTTTATTTTATGGGAGAAACAGGAAAAGTAGTAAAATCTAATTCCCTTGCTAATTTGTTACCTTTAGTATTTGATAAATCGGTTCTATAG
- the pdhA gene encoding pyruvate dehydrogenase (acetyl-transferring) E1 component subunit alpha produces the protein MQKITKEVYLKWYEDMLFWRKFEDKLAAVYIQQKVRGFLHLYNGQEAVLAGALHAMDLSKDKMITAYRNHVQPIGMGVDPKRIMAELYGKATGTSQGLGGSMHIFSKEKGFYGGHGIVGGQIPLGAGMAFGDKYHETGAVTICCFGDGAARQGSLHETFNMAMLWKLPVVFVCENNGYAMGTSVERTANHTDIWKLGLGYEMPCGPVDGMNPIKVAEAFDEALERARRGDGPTFLELKTYRYRGHSMSDAQHYRTKDEVEEYKKIDPITQVKEVILEKEYATEDDIAAIAKRVKTLVNECEKFAEESPYPDKSVMYDVVYEQEDYPFIQHKL, from the coding sequence ATGCAAAAAATCACCAAAGAAGTATACCTTAAATGGTATGAAGATATGTTATTCTGGCGAAAGTTTGAAGACAAACTAGCAGCAGTATACATTCAACAAAAAGTAAGAGGTTTTCTTCACCTTTATAATGGTCAAGAAGCAGTATTAGCAGGAGCTTTACATGCAATGGATCTTTCTAAAGATAAAATGATTACTGCATATAGAAATCACGTGCAACCTATTGGAATGGGTGTAGACCCAAAACGCATAATGGCAGAGCTTTATGGTAAAGCAACAGGGACTTCTCAAGGTCTTGGTGGATCCATGCATATCTTTTCTAAAGAAAAAGGTTTTTATGGTGGTCATGGTATTGTTGGTGGTCAAATACCTTTAGGAGCAGGAATGGCTTTTGGAGATAAATACCACGAAACTGGCGCTGTAACTATTTGTTGTTTTGGTGATGGAGCTGCTAGACAAGGTTCTTTACACGAAACATTTAACATGGCAATGCTATGGAAATTACCAGTAGTTTTTGTTTGTGAAAACAATGGGTACGCTATGGGGACTTCTGTAGAACGTACAGCTAACCATACCGATATCTGGAAACTAGGATTAGGTTATGAAATGCCTTGCGGACCAGTAGATGGTATGAACCCAATAAAAGTTGCCGAAGCTTTTGACGAAGCCCTAGAACGTGCTCGTCGTGGTGACGGACCAACATTTTTAGAATTAAAAACATATCGTTATAGAGGACACTCTATGAGTGATGCACAACATTACAGAACAAAAGACGAAGTAGAAGAATACAAAAAAATAGATCCTATTACGCAAGTAAAAGAAGTTATTTTAGAAAAAGAGTACGCTACAGAAGACGACATTGCAGCTATTGCTAAGCGAGTAAAAACATTAGTAAATGAATGTGAGAAATTTGCAGAAGAATCTCCATATCCAGACAAAAGCGTAATGTACGATGTCGTTTACGAACAAGAAGATTATCCATTTATACAACATAAATTATAA
- a CDS encoding pyruvate dehydrogenase complex dihydrolipoamide acetyltransferase produces the protein MAEIINMPRLSDTMEEGTVATWLKKVGDKIEEGDILAEIETDKATMEFESFHEGVLLYIGVQEGETTKVDELLAIIGEEGEDISGIISGAKTEEKVEEEPATETKTESATDVAIPEGVTVVTMPRLSDTMEEGTVATWLKKVGDVVEEGDILAEIETDKATMEFESFQSGTLLYIGLNEGDSAKVDSLLAIIGPKGTDVSEIAKNFNAPGTSDKKEEAPKPSETKKEAPKKEASKPIQTSNANLNANGRVFVSPLAKKMADEKGINLSQVQGSGEKGRIVKRDIENFTPAAATTSVGKFVPTGQEDFDTIPNSNMRKAIAKNLAKSKFTAPHYYLNVEFDMENAMAFRKQYNSIPDTKISYNDMIVKACALALKQHPQVNSQWFDDRMQLNNHVHIGVAVAVPDGLLVPVVKFANEQSLTQIGAAVREYAGKARNKKLALDEMEGSTFTISNLGMFGIESFTSIINQPNSAILSVGNIVEKPVVKEGQIVVGNTMKLTLACDHRTVDGATGAQFLQTLKEYIENPVTMLV, from the coding sequence ATGGCAGAAATAATAAATATGCCTCGACTGAGTGACACGATGGAAGAAGGTACCGTTGCAACGTGGCTTAAAAAAGTAGGAGATAAAATTGAAGAAGGAGATATTCTAGCTGAAATTGAAACGGACAAAGCTACTATGGAGTTTGAGTCTTTTCACGAAGGTGTTTTATTGTACATTGGAGTTCAAGAAGGCGAAACTACTAAAGTAGACGAGCTTTTAGCAATTATTGGTGAAGAAGGAGAAGATATTTCTGGAATAATTTCAGGTGCAAAAACCGAAGAGAAAGTAGAAGAAGAACCTGCAACAGAAACAAAAACAGAATCGGCAACAGATGTTGCAATTCCTGAAGGTGTAACAGTAGTTACTATGCCAAGATTAAGTGACACGATGGAAGAAGGTACTGTTGCTACTTGGTTGAAAAAAGTTGGTGATGTTGTTGAAGAAGGAGATATTCTTGCCGAAATTGAAACAGACAAAGCAACCATGGAGTTTGAGTCTTTTCAATCAGGAACTTTATTATATATAGGTTTAAACGAAGGAGATTCTGCTAAAGTAGATTCACTTTTAGCTATAATTGGCCCTAAAGGAACCGATGTTTCTGAAATTGCCAAAAACTTTAATGCACCAGGTACTTCAGATAAAAAAGAAGAAGCGCCTAAACCTTCGGAAACTAAAAAAGAAGCTCCTAAAAAGGAAGCATCGAAACCAATTCAGACTTCAAACGCTAATTTAAATGCTAATGGACGCGTATTCGTTTCTCCGCTAGCCAAGAAAATGGCAGATGAAAAAGGAATAAACTTATCACAAGTACAAGGCTCTGGGGAAAAGGGAAGAATTGTAAAACGCGATATAGAAAACTTTACACCTGCAGCAGCTACTACTTCGGTTGGTAAATTTGTACCAACAGGACAAGAAGATTTTGATACTATACCAAATTCAAACATGCGTAAAGCAATTGCTAAAAACTTGGCGAAGTCTAAGTTTACAGCGCCACATTACTATTTAAATGTGGAGTTTGATATGGAAAATGCAATGGCATTTAGAAAGCAATACAATTCTATTCCAGATACAAAAATATCGTATAACGATATGATTGTTAAAGCATGTGCTTTAGCATTAAAACAGCATCCGCAAGTAAACTCACAGTGGTTTGATGATAGAATGCAATTAAATAACCATGTACATATTGGTGTTGCAGTTGCTGTACCAGATGGTTTATTAGTTCCTGTCGTAAAATTTGCTAATGAGCAAAGCTTAACACAAATTGGTGCAGCCGTAAGAGAATATGCTGGTAAAGCAAGAAATAAAAAACTGGCTTTAGATGAAATGGAAGGAAGTACTTTTACAATTTCTAACTTAGGAATGTTTGGTATAGAAAGTTTTACATCTATTATTAATCAACCTAATTCTGCAATTCTTTCTGTTGGAAATATTGTTGAAAAACCAGTAGTTAAAGAAGGACAAATAGTTGTTGGTAATACCATGAAATTAACACTTGCTTGTGACCATAGAACAGTA